From the genome of Nicotiana sylvestris chromosome 2, ASM39365v2, whole genome shotgun sequence, one region includes:
- the LOC104221708 gene encoding uncharacterized protein produces the protein MACLDMYNQNSADHKGFGTPMSPRISFSNDFVDSTTISHSSQLHQMMKNESSRTYRDAPVSSDFEFNVSNYSMMSADELFFKGRLLPFKESCSNAHSQKTTLRDELLNGDEDDAFSLRPPKSCTRWKGFLGLKKSHIGSRKVDKNNEGSVEKRSNVVGSEELFHGNKNSQEPYNGGGGGSSCRDVEFRFN, from the exons ATGGCATGCTTAGACATGTACAACCAAAACTCAGCCGACCACAAAGGTTTCGGGACTCCTATGAGTCCTAGAATCTCCTTCTCTAATGACTTTGTCGATTCGACTACTATTTCTCATTCTTCTCAACTTCACCAAATGATGAAGAATGAAAGCAGCAGGACTTATAGGGATGCTCCAGTTTCCTCTGACTTTGAATTCAACGTCAGTAATTACTCAATGATGAGTGCTGACGAGCTTTTCTTTAAGGGTAGATTATTGCCCTTCAAAGAAAGTTGCTCAAATGCCCATTCTCAGAAAACAACTCTGAGAGATGAACTTCTCAATGGGGATGAAGATGATGCTTTTTCGTTGAGGCCACCCAAAAGTTGTACTAGGTGGAAGGGATTTTTAGGTCTTAAAAAATCTCACATTGGGTCCAGGAAAGTTGATAAGAATAACGAAGGATCTGTAGAAAAGAGGTCCAACGTCGTGGGATCTGAGGAGCTGTTTCATGGCAACAAGAATTCACAG GAACCATACAATGGTGGTGGCGGCGGATCCAGTTGTAGAGATGTGGAGTTTCGTTTTAATTAA